The Halovivax ruber XH-70 genome includes the window GATCACGGCTGTGGCACAGGAGCCGGGTAACAAGCTCGTGCTCGTCGGCAACGCGACCGGGCGCGACGGACTCGGGGGCGCCAGTTTCGCGAGCGAGGATCTGGACGAGGACGCAGAGACCGAAGATCGCCCGGCCGTCCAGGTCGGCGACCCCTACGCCGAAAAGCTCCTCATCGAGGCGAACGAGGTCCTCGTCGACGAGGACCTCGTCGAATCCGCCCGCGACCTGGGTGCGGCGGGCCTCGGCGGCGCCTCCAGTGAACTCGTCGCGAAGGGTGGACTCGGTGCAGCGATCGACCTGGATCGCGTCCACCAGCGCGAACCCAACATGTCGCCGCTCGAGATCCTCCTGGCCGAATCTCAGGAGCGGATGTGCTACGAGGTCCGCCCCGAACACGTCGACCGGGTAGCCGAGGTCGCCGACCGGTTCGATCTGGGCTGTTCGGTCATCGGCGAGGTGACCGAGGGGAACTACGTCTGTACGTACACCGACGACGCAGGCGAGCGAGAGATCGTCGTGGACGTCGACGCGGAGTTCCTGGGCGAGGGCGCCCCGATGAACGATCTCGAGTCGGTCACGCCGGAGACGCCATCCACCACGTTGCCAGATCCAGCTCCGGCCCTCTCCGAGGCGTTCGAGGCCGTCGTCGCGAGCCCCAACACCGCGTCGAAGCGGTGGATCTATCGCCAGTACGATCACGAAGTCGGCGTTCGAACGAGTCTGGGTCCCGGCGACGACGCGGCGGTCCTCGCGCTCCCCGAGGTCAGCCCGCCCGGGGTGGACGCGGCGGGCGACGTCGCTGACGAGCCGGTGGGCCTCGCCATCTCCGCCGGTGCCGCGCCACACTGGACGGCGTCGGACCCGGTGGCCGGCGCGAAAGCCGTCGCCCTGGAGAACGCGACGAACCTCGCAGCGAAGGGGGCGACCCCGATCGCGGCTGTCGACTGTCTGAACGGTGGAAACCCGGAGAAACCCGACGTCTACGGCGGCTTCTCCGGTATCGTCGACGGGCTGGCCTCGATGTGTGAGACGCTCTCGGTGCCGGTCGTCGGCGGGAACGTCTCCCTCTACAACGATTCGGTGAGTGGTCCGATCCCGCCGACGCCGACGCTCGCGATGATCGGCTCACGCCCGGGCGTCGACGTGCCGACGGCGTCGGTCGACACCGAGGGCGAACTCCTGTTGATCGATGCGGACGACTCCGGGCCAGCCGAGTCACTCGGCGGCTCCGAATACCTGGCGCAGTTCGGTGGAACGGCTCCCGGCCCGGATCTGCCCACGGATCCGAGCGCGCGCCTCGACGCCATTACGGCGGTCGCCCGAGAGCCGACCACGCGTGCCGTTCACGATATCAGTCAGGGTGGCCTGGCGGTGGCGCTTGCAGAACTGTGTACGCCTCATGTGGGACTGTCAGTCTCGCTGCCGGAGCCAACGACGGACGCGGGTGCCGCCGGCGTCCTGTTCGCCGAGGGGCCGGGTCGCGTTCTGGTACAGACGACAGATCCGACCGCGGTCCGCAAGATCGTCGGTGACGCCGGACGTGTCCGGTCGCTCGGACACCCGACCGACGACGGGACCCTCTCGATCACGGTCGACGACACGTCGTTCGAGTACACGATGGCCGAGATTCGGTCGCTACGGTCCACGATTGTCGACGCACTCGAGTAGCACTCGCGCCAGTTCCTCCGGTGGGCCGACAGTCGTCCGGAGGACCTCCAGTGGGCCAACAGTCGTCCGGCGGACCTCTCGTCTGTTACGGCGTGTCACGATCGAACGCC containing:
- the purL gene encoding phosphoribosylformylglycinamidine synthase subunit PurL, translating into MSLPESDRELIVDALGREPTAAESALFENLWSEHCAYRSSRPLLSAFESEGESVVVGPGDDAAVVEVPTADESDDLYLTLGIESHNHPSYVDPFDGAATGVGGIVRDTLSMGAYPIALADSLYFGSFEDEHSKYLMDGVVEGISHYGNCIGVPTVTGSADFHADYEGNPLVNVACVGRLPPENLITAVAQEPGNKLVLVGNATGRDGLGGASFASEDLDEDAETEDRPAVQVGDPYAEKLLIEANEVLVDEDLVESARDLGAAGLGGASSELVAKGGLGAAIDLDRVHQREPNMSPLEILLAESQERMCYEVRPEHVDRVAEVADRFDLGCSVIGEVTEGNYVCTYTDDAGEREIVVDVDAEFLGEGAPMNDLESVTPETPSTTLPDPAPALSEAFEAVVASPNTASKRWIYRQYDHEVGVRTSLGPGDDAAVLALPEVSPPGVDAAGDVADEPVGLAISAGAAPHWTASDPVAGAKAVALENATNLAAKGATPIAAVDCLNGGNPEKPDVYGGFSGIVDGLASMCETLSVPVVGGNVSLYNDSVSGPIPPTPTLAMIGSRPGVDVPTASVDTEGELLLIDADDSGPAESLGGSEYLAQFGGTAPGPDLPTDPSARLDAITAVAREPTTRAVHDISQGGLAVALAELCTPHVGLSVSLPEPTTDAGAAGVLFAEGPGRVLVQTTDPTAVRKIVGDAGRVRSLGHPTDDGTLSITVDDTSFEYTMAEIRSLRSTIVDALE